The Streptomyces sp. NBC_00224 genome has a window encoding:
- a CDS encoding SMP-30/gluconolactonase/LRE family protein has translation MKRNTKLSRMLSAALRAPRRALAPAVVLAAAAGVLAPASAHAAPACAATRSAAPVQVAHIPDWVESIAVDKRGRMFATAYFTGRVYRIDAPGSTPVPLTGSIGANGGIVVREDGRLLVGTGNDALHSLTGDALPLSKLLLVDPESGQVSTYASGLGGIDGVALAPDGTVYTTTVGGRSIGRVTPDGRVDPAWAQVRQPNGIAVSPDGTQIYVIQTTVAPGLYRIPVDDPAHPRRWISAPPSDALALPDGLTLDGQGRPLIATHTAGQIWRVEGDSLCTVESGMYLSTQITYGHGDRGFSAGKLYRSGVNGKIYEVPAGAEPDRPVGASAMR, from the coding sequence ATGAAGAGGAACACGAAGCTGAGCAGGATGCTCAGCGCCGCCTTACGGGCGCCGCGCCGCGCCCTCGCGCCCGCGGTCGTACTGGCCGCGGCCGCAGGGGTGTTGGCCCCGGCCTCCGCCCACGCGGCACCGGCGTGCGCAGCGACGCGATCGGCGGCGCCGGTCCAGGTGGCGCACATACCCGACTGGGTCGAGTCGATCGCCGTCGACAAGCGGGGCCGGATGTTCGCCACCGCGTACTTCACGGGCCGGGTCTACCGTATCGACGCGCCGGGAAGCACCCCCGTGCCCCTCACCGGGAGCATCGGCGCCAACGGCGGGATCGTCGTCCGCGAGGACGGCCGCCTCCTCGTCGGCACCGGGAACGACGCCCTCCACTCGCTCACCGGAGACGCCCTTCCACTGTCGAAGCTGCTGCTGGTGGATCCGGAATCCGGCCAGGTCAGTACGTACGCCTCGGGCCTCGGTGGCATCGACGGCGTCGCCCTGGCGCCCGACGGCACCGTGTACACCACGACGGTGGGCGGCCGCAGCATCGGCCGCGTCACGCCGGACGGCCGCGTCGACCCGGCCTGGGCCCAGGTGCGGCAGCCCAACGGGATCGCGGTATCCCCCGACGGAACGCAGATCTACGTCATCCAGACCACCGTCGCGCCCGGCCTCTACCGGATCCCGGTCGACGACCCGGCGCACCCCCGGCGCTGGATCTCCGCGCCACCGTCCGACGCCCTCGCCCTCCCCGACGGCCTGACCCTCGACGGTCAGGGACGCCCGCTGATCGCCACCCACACGGCAGGGCAGATCTGGCGGGTCGAGGGAGACAGCCTCTGCACCGTGGAGTCGGGCATGTACCTCTCCACCCAGATCACCTACGGACACGGCGACCGCGGATTCTCGGCGGGCAAGCTCTACCGGTCGGGCGTCAACGGCAAGATCTACGAAGTTCCCGCCGGCGCCGAGCCGGACCGGCCGGTCGGGGCCTCCGCGATGCGGTAA
- a CDS encoding saccharopine dehydrogenase NADP-binding domain-containing protein has translation MSAAGAVVVYGATGHTGRFVVAELRRRGVATIVSGRNAAQLEALAAEWGDVEVRPATVDDAGSLDRALAGAAAVINSAGPFALTGGPVAEAALRAGIPYLDVAAEIEANVSMFADHAEAARKAEVPVVPAMAFYGGLGDLLVTAAMGEWTAADEVHVAYGLSSWHPTAGTRAAGEVSHERRGGRRVRFADGALRYHDDQPWEQDWLFPEPLGRRAVIAEFTMADVVTVPSHVDVREVRTYMAVEAARDLAEETTPEPQSVDALGRSDQTFVVDVVVRAGGVERRATARGQDIYAVTAPLVVEAVQRILAGHSRTTGVASAGAMFDAADFLRALAPYVSVELPS, from the coding sequence ATGAGTGCAGCAGGTGCGGTCGTCGTCTACGGCGCGACCGGTCACACAGGTCGTTTCGTCGTCGCCGAACTGCGTAGGCGCGGCGTCGCGACGATCGTCTCCGGCCGCAACGCCGCCCAGTTGGAGGCGCTGGCCGCGGAGTGGGGAGACGTGGAGGTAAGACCGGCCACCGTGGACGACGCGGGCTCGCTGGACCGGGCCCTCGCCGGCGCGGCGGCGGTCATCAACTCCGCCGGACCGTTCGCGCTGACCGGTGGCCCCGTTGCCGAGGCGGCCCTGCGCGCGGGGATCCCGTACCTCGACGTCGCGGCGGAGATCGAGGCGAACGTGTCGATGTTCGCCGACCACGCGGAGGCGGCCCGCAAGGCCGAGGTCCCCGTGGTTCCGGCGATGGCGTTCTACGGGGGTCTGGGCGACCTGCTGGTGACCGCGGCGATGGGGGAGTGGACCGCCGCGGACGAGGTGCACGTCGCGTACGGGCTGAGCAGCTGGCACCCCACGGCGGGTACCCGGGCGGCGGGCGAGGTGTCCCACGAGCGTCGTGGCGGCCGTCGGGTGCGGTTCGCTGACGGCGCCCTGCGCTACCACGACGACCAGCCGTGGGAGCAGGACTGGCTCTTTCCGGAGCCGCTGGGTCGGCGAGCGGTGATCGCCGAGTTCACCATGGCCGATGTCGTGACCGTTCCCAGCCATGTGGACGTGCGTGAAGTGCGCACCTACATGGCCGTGGAAGCGGCGCGAGACCTGGCCGAGGAGACCACGCCGGAGCCGCAGTCGGTCGACGCCCTGGGGCGGTCGGACCAGACGTTCGTCGTCGACGTCGTGGTCCGCGCGGGCGGCGTCGAGCGCCGCGCCACCGCCCGTGGCCAGGACATCTACGCGGTCACCGCGCCCCTGGTGGTGGAAGCCGTCCAGCGCATCCTGGCCGGGCACTCGCGCACGACGGGCGTGGCCTCGGCCGGAGCGATGTTCGACGCGGCGGACTTCCTGCGGGCGCTGGCCCCGTACGTGTCGGTCGAGCTTCCGAGCTGA
- a CDS encoding carbohydrate binding domain-containing protein translates to MRRTPPRMRSPRARRPFAAFLTALGLLGGLVLAPPRADTGRTEPVAATSNSATVFYYTKTRNWPTTYLHYAPTGGSWTTVPGVRMEAACTDWVKQTVDLGSATGLQATFNNSSGVWDNNGGANYALGSGSIAVKDGTVAHSDPCTTTDGGGNAATVYYYTGTVGWATYNLHYAPTGGAWTTVPGVGMQPACTDWVKRTVDLGTATTWQATFNNGNGVWDNNNGANYLLKSGISTVRNKSVTASATDPCAAAVPDTEAPTAPAGVKADVTDTSVVLSWNASTDNTGVTGYQVTRTGGTQSTVVADTTSTVRTDTGLDAHTVYTYVVRSRDAAGNVSAAGAAVTVTTGDAPVTKAGQPLGGDPRKDSIYFVLTARFYDGDSANDRGGSQHVKSGNAANNDPMFRGDFKGLVEKLDYVKGLGFSAIWITPVVLNRSDYDYHGYHGYDFYKVDPRLESSGASYQDLINAAHAKGMKIYQDVVYNHSSRWGAKGLFTPTVYGVRDSQWSWYYDQKQDGFEYDGLTVEPVSGKSYYNGDLWSTAEPSGNTCVNWGKPTGGKSAEGYTVYNCQWPSPTSGMFPKAYYHQCWIGNWEGEDSRSCWLHEDLADFNTESTPVQNYLIGAYNKYIDMGVDGFRIDTAVHISRSTWNRRFLPAIYGEVTAKFGAAKARDFFVFGEVAAFVNDKWNRGSVNHSAQFYTWKERKEYSADDATAAIEQYDYEEQLGTGNQPTSNNAFLNGNAYHAPDRSRFSGMNIIDMRMHMNFGDASNAYNNGRDSDDSTNDATYNVVYVDSHDYGPNKSSTRYAGGTDAWAENMALMWTFRGIPTLYYGSETEFQAGKQIDCGPTCPLATTGRAYYGANLEGSVTASGFGTVDSASGAVATTLAQPLVKHVQRLNQIRRAVPALQMGQYSTEGISGDMAFKRRYTDTASGVDSFALVAVTNAATYKGIPNGTYADAVTGDVRVVSDGTLSVAAPGKGNLRVYVLNGPGRIGSAGPYLK, encoded by the coding sequence ATGAGACGCACACCCCCTCGTATGCGAAGCCCACGCGCACGGCGTCCTTTCGCGGCGTTCCTGACCGCGCTCGGGCTGCTGGGCGGCCTGGTCCTGGCGCCGCCGCGGGCCGACACCGGCCGCACCGAACCGGTCGCCGCCACCTCGAACAGTGCGACGGTCTTCTACTACACGAAGACCAGGAACTGGCCGACCACCTACCTCCACTACGCCCCGACCGGCGGCTCCTGGACGACGGTGCCCGGCGTGAGGATGGAGGCGGCCTGCACCGACTGGGTCAAGCAGACCGTCGACCTCGGCTCCGCCACCGGGTTGCAGGCCACCTTCAACAACAGCTCGGGAGTCTGGGACAACAACGGGGGCGCCAACTACGCCCTGGGGAGCGGCAGTATCGCCGTCAAGGACGGCACGGTCGCCCACAGCGACCCGTGTACGACCACGGACGGCGGCGGCAACGCGGCGACGGTGTACTACTACACCGGGACCGTGGGCTGGGCCACGTACAACCTGCACTACGCGCCCACCGGCGGCGCGTGGACCACCGTGCCCGGCGTGGGGATGCAGCCGGCCTGCACGGACTGGGTGAAGAGGACAGTCGACCTCGGGACCGCGACCACCTGGCAGGCCACTTTCAACAACGGCAACGGCGTCTGGGACAACAACAACGGCGCCAACTACCTGCTGAAGAGCGGCATTTCCACGGTCAGGAACAAGAGTGTCACCGCATCCGCCACCGATCCGTGCGCCGCCGCGGTGCCCGACACCGAGGCGCCGACCGCCCCCGCCGGGGTCAAGGCCGATGTGACCGACACCTCCGTCGTGCTGTCCTGGAACGCCTCCACTGACAACACCGGCGTCACCGGCTACCAGGTCACCCGCACCGGCGGCACTCAGTCCACCGTCGTCGCCGACACCACCTCCACGGTCCGCACCGACACCGGCCTCGACGCGCACACCGTGTACACCTACGTCGTACGCTCCCGCGACGCGGCCGGGAACGTCTCGGCGGCCGGTGCGGCCGTCACCGTCACCACTGGGGACGCGCCCGTCACCAAGGCGGGGCAGCCGCTCGGCGGGGACCCGCGCAAGGACTCCATCTACTTCGTCCTCACCGCCCGCTTCTACGACGGCGACAGCGCCAACGACCGGGGCGGGAGCCAGCACGTGAAGTCCGGCAACGCCGCCAACAACGACCCCATGTTCCGGGGCGACTTCAAGGGGCTCGTCGAGAAGCTCGACTATGTGAAGGGCCTCGGCTTCTCGGCGATCTGGATCACCCCGGTGGTCCTCAACCGCTCCGACTACGACTACCACGGCTACCACGGATACGACTTCTACAAGGTCGACCCACGCCTGGAGTCCTCGGGCGCCTCCTACCAGGACCTCATCAACGCGGCCCACGCCAAGGGCATGAAGATCTACCAGGACGTCGTCTACAACCACAGCTCCCGCTGGGGCGCCAAAGGCCTGTTCACGCCCACTGTTTACGGCGTCCGCGACTCCCAGTGGAGCTGGTACTACGACCAGAAGCAGGACGGCTTCGAGTACGACGGCCTCACCGTCGAGCCCGTCTCCGGAAAGTCGTACTACAACGGCGACCTGTGGTCGACGGCCGAGCCGAGCGGCAACACCTGCGTGAACTGGGGCAAGCCCACCGGCGGAAAGAGCGCCGAGGGCTACACCGTGTACAACTGCCAGTGGCCGAGCCCGACATCCGGGATGTTCCCCAAGGCGTACTACCACCAGTGCTGGATAGGGAACTGGGAGGGCGAGGACTCGCGCTCCTGCTGGCTGCACGAGGACCTGGCCGACTTCAACACCGAGTCGACGCCCGTGCAGAACTATCTCATCGGCGCGTACAACAAGTACATCGACATGGGAGTCGACGGATTCCGTATCGACACCGCCGTCCACATTTCGCGCAGCACCTGGAACCGCCGTTTCCTGCCCGCCATTTACGGCGAGGTGACGGCCAAGTTCGGCGCGGCCAAAGCCAGGGACTTCTTCGTCTTCGGCGAGGTGGCCGCGTTCGTCAACGACAAGTGGAACCGGGGATCGGTCAACCACTCCGCTCAGTTCTACACCTGGAAGGAGCGCAAGGAATACAGTGCGGACGACGCCACGGCCGCCATCGAGCAGTACGACTACGAGGAGCAGCTCGGCACCGGGAACCAGCCGACCTCCAACAACGCTTTCCTGAACGGGAATGCGTACCACGCCCCGGACCGCAGTCGGTTCTCCGGGATGAACATCATCGACATGCGTATGCACATGAACTTCGGTGACGCCTCCAACGCCTACAACAACGGCCGGGACTCCGACGACTCCACCAATGACGCGACGTACAACGTGGTCTATGTCGACAGTCACGACTACGGGCCCAACAAGTCCAGCACCCGCTATGCGGGCGGCACCGACGCCTGGGCCGAGAACATGGCGCTGATGTGGACCTTCCGCGGCATTCCGACGCTCTACTACGGCTCGGAGACGGAATTCCAGGCGGGCAAGCAGATCGACTGCGGGCCGACCTGTCCGCTGGCCACCACCGGCCGGGCCTATTACGGCGCCAACCTGGAAGGCAGCGTCACCGCCTCCGGTTTCGGCACCGTCGACAGTGCCTCGGGTGCCGTCGCCACGACGCTCGCCCAGCCCCTGGTCAAGCACGTCCAGCGGCTCAACCAGATCCGCCGCGCCGTCCCGGCGCTGCAGATGGGCCAGTACTCGACGGAGGGCATCTCCGGCGACATGGCCTTCAAGCGCCGCTACACCGACACCGCGAGCGGCGTCGACAGCTTCGCGCTGGTCGCGGTGACCAACGCGGCGACGTACAAGGGCATCCCCAACGGCACGTACGCCGACGCCGTCACCGGAGACGTGAGGGTCGTCAGCGACGGCACCCTGAGCGTCGCCGCCCCCGGCAAGGGCAACCTGCGGGTGTACGTCCTGAACGGCCCGGGCCGGATCGGGTCCGCCGGACCGTACCTGAAGTAG
- a CDS encoding cellulose binding domain-containing protein, with protein sequence MRHPPHLALPFAAAALVLASAVVVPRVTASGAEPSCSVTYTVTNEWSGGFQGSVTLTNNASALSSWSLGFAFTGNQKVTQGWNAKWSQSGSTVTAANESWNGSLAHGASTTVGFLASLTGANTPPRAFTLNGEPCATTGGGDPTPTPTPTSPSPTPGTGAPVLHVSGNKLVDAGGATRRLLGVNRSGGEFMCVQAHGIFDGPVDDASVAAIASWHVGAVRIPLNEECWLGLANINPAYAGARYIAAVQDLVHRVESHGMTPIVELHWSYGQYTGNSAGCSDLHASCQKPMPDAQYAPAFWSSVATTFKSDPAVVFDLFNEPYPDRATSTSDQAWSCWRDGGSCPGIGYEVAGMQDLLDAVRGAGARNLVLAGGIAYANDLSQWSARAPTDPTGNLAAAYHGYNFNSCASESCWDSTLAPVAARVPLVAGELGENTCAHSFVDRAMKWFDDRGISYLGWTWNTWDCSSGPSLITSYDGTPTAYGSGLRDHLRSIN encoded by the coding sequence ATGCGACACCCCCCGCACTTGGCCTTACCCTTCGCCGCGGCGGCGCTCGTGCTCGCGAGCGCCGTGGTCGTCCCTCGCGTCACGGCATCCGGAGCCGAGCCGTCCTGCTCGGTGACGTACACCGTCACGAACGAGTGGAGCGGCGGCTTCCAGGGGTCCGTCACGCTCACCAACAACGCGTCCGCGCTGTCCAGTTGGAGCCTGGGCTTCGCGTTCACCGGCAACCAGAAGGTGACCCAGGGCTGGAACGCCAAGTGGTCCCAGTCCGGCAGCACCGTCACCGCCGCCAACGAGAGCTGGAACGGTTCGCTCGCCCACGGCGCGAGCACCACCGTGGGCTTCCTCGCCTCCCTCACCGGCGCCAACACGCCGCCCCGCGCGTTCACCCTCAACGGCGAGCCGTGCGCCACCACGGGCGGCGGCGACCCCACGCCGACACCGACCCCCACCTCCCCCTCACCGACCCCCGGCACCGGCGCGCCCGTGCTCCACGTCTCCGGGAACAAGCTGGTCGACGCGGGCGGCGCCACCCGCAGACTGCTCGGCGTCAACCGGTCCGGCGGCGAGTTCATGTGCGTCCAGGCGCACGGCATCTTCGACGGCCCGGTGGACGACGCCTCGGTGGCCGCCATCGCCTCCTGGCACGTGGGCGCCGTGCGCATCCCGCTCAACGAGGAGTGCTGGCTGGGCCTCGCCAACATCAACCCCGCGTACGCGGGCGCCCGTTACATCGCCGCCGTCCAGGATCTCGTCCACCGCGTCGAGTCCCACGGCATGACCCCGATCGTCGAACTCCACTGGTCGTACGGGCAATACACCGGCAACTCGGCCGGCTGCTCCGACCTGCACGCGAGCTGTCAGAAACCGATGCCCGACGCCCAGTACGCACCCGCGTTCTGGTCCTCGGTCGCCACCACCTTCAAGAGCGACCCGGCCGTCGTCTTCGACCTGTTCAACGAGCCGTATCCGGACCGGGCCACCTCCACCTCCGACCAGGCGTGGAGCTGCTGGCGGGACGGCGGAAGCTGCCCCGGCATCGGCTACGAGGTCGCCGGGATGCAGGACCTCCTGGACGCCGTACGGGGAGCGGGCGCCCGCAATCTCGTACTGGCGGGCGGCATCGCCTACGCCAACGACCTCAGCCAGTGGTCGGCCCGCGCTCCCACCGACCCGACGGGCAACCTGGCCGCCGCCTACCACGGCTACAACTTCAACAGCTGTGCGAGCGAGTCGTGCTGGGACTCCACCCTCGCACCCGTCGCCGCCCGGGTTCCGCTGGTCGCGGGCGAGCTGGGCGAGAACACCTGTGCGCACTCCTTCGTCGACCGCGCCATGAAGTGGTTCGACGACCGGGGGATCTCCTATCTGGGCTGGACCTGGAACACCTGGGACTGCTCATCGGGCCCCTCCCTGATCACGAGTTACGACGGCACCCCCACCGCGTACGGCAGCGGCCTGCGCGATCACCTGCGCTCCATCAACTGA
- a CDS encoding glycoside hydrolase family 6 protein: protein MSRIPVRPSRKRTALLAAGVLAGAATGTAGLVGAAGTASAASACTVAYQVQNQWSTGFTTSVTVTNNGAAVSSWNVKWSFAGNQQVTQGWNAKVSQSGTAVTAANESYNGTLATGGSAGFGFNASYSGTNALPTSFTLNGVACNGGDTPTDPPTTPPTTPPAGNRVDNPYAGAKVYVNPEWAAHAAAEPGGTRVSNQPTGVWLDRIAAIAGTNGTMGLRAHLDEALKQKGSGEMVVQLVVYDLPGRDCSALASNGELGPTEIDKYKTQFIDPIAAVLSDAKYAGLRIVTAVEIDSLPNLVTNTGSRATATPQCDTMLANGNYVKGVGYALHKLGAIPNVYNYLDAGHHGWIGWDDNFGATADEFKLAATAEGATPADVHGFITNTANYSALKENNFTIDDTVNGVSVRQSKWVDWNRYVDELSYAQAFRAKLVSVGFDSGIGMLIDTSRNGWGGTARPTGPGAKTSVDTYVEGGRYDRRIHIGNWCNQSGAGLGERPKAAPAAGIDSYVWMKPPGESDGSSTAIPNDEGKGFDRMCDPTYTGNPRNGNSLSGALANAPLSGRWFSAQFQELMKNAYPAL, encoded by the coding sequence ATGAGCCGCATACCCGTCCGACCCTCCAGAAAGCGAACGGCGCTGCTCGCCGCCGGTGTTCTCGCCGGAGCCGCGACCGGCACCGCCGGCCTCGTCGGTGCCGCGGGCACCGCGTCGGCGGCGTCCGCCTGCACCGTCGCCTATCAGGTCCAGAACCAGTGGTCCACCGGCTTCACCACCTCCGTCACCGTCACCAACAACGGCGCCGCCGTGAGCAGTTGGAACGTGAAGTGGAGCTTCGCCGGGAACCAGCAGGTCACCCAGGGCTGGAACGCGAAGGTGTCCCAGTCCGGAACGGCGGTGACCGCCGCCAACGAGAGCTACAACGGCACGCTGGCGACCGGTGGCTCGGCCGGCTTCGGCTTCAACGCCTCCTACAGCGGCACCAACGCCCTCCCCACGTCGTTCACCCTCAACGGCGTGGCCTGCAACGGCGGCGACACCCCCACCGACCCGCCGACCACCCCGCCCACCACTCCCCCGGCCGGCAACCGCGTGGACAACCCGTACGCCGGGGCCAAGGTGTACGTGAACCCCGAATGGGCCGCGCACGCGGCCGCCGAACCCGGCGGCACCCGGGTCTCCAACCAACCCACCGGGGTCTGGCTCGACCGGATCGCCGCCATCGCCGGGACGAACGGGACCATGGGTCTGCGCGCCCACCTCGACGAGGCCCTCAAACAGAAGGGCAGCGGCGAGATGGTGGTCCAGCTGGTCGTCTACGACCTGCCGGGCCGCGACTGCTCCGCGCTCGCGTCCAACGGTGAACTCGGCCCCACCGAGATCGACAAGTACAAGACCCAGTTCATCGACCCGATCGCCGCGGTCCTCTCCGACGCCAAGTACGCCGGTCTGCGGATCGTCACCGCCGTCGAGATCGACTCGCTGCCCAACCTCGTCACCAACACCGGAAGCCGCGCCACGGCGACCCCGCAGTGCGACACCATGCTGGCCAACGGCAACTACGTCAAGGGAGTCGGATACGCGCTGCACAAGCTGGGCGCCATCCCCAACGTGTACAACTACCTCGACGCCGGACACCACGGCTGGATCGGCTGGGACGACAACTTCGGGGCCACCGCCGACGAGTTCAAGCTGGCGGCCACGGCCGAGGGCGCCACACCCGCCGACGTGCACGGCTTCATCACCAACACGGCCAACTACAGCGCCCTGAAGGAGAACAACTTCACCATCGACGACACCGTCAACGGCGTCTCGGTCCGCCAGTCCAAGTGGGTGGACTGGAACCGGTACGTCGACGAGCTCTCCTACGCCCAGGCGTTCCGCGCCAAGCTGGTCTCGGTCGGCTTCGACTCCGGGATCGGCATGCTGATCGACACCTCGCGCAACGGCTGGGGCGGCACCGCCAGGCCCACCGGCCCCGGCGCGAAGACGAGTGTCGACACCTATGTGGAAGGCGGCCGCTACGACCGCCGCATCCACATCGGCAACTGGTGCAACCAGTCGGGCGCGGGTCTGGGCGAGCGCCCGAAGGCCGCCCCGGCCGCCGGGATCGACTCGTACGTGTGGATGAAGCCGCCGGGCGAGTCCGACGGCTCCAGCACCGCGATCCCCAACGACGAGGGCAAGGGCTTCGACCGGATGTGTGACCCGACGTACACGGGCAACCCCCGCAACGGCAACAGCCTCTCGGGCGCGCTGGCGAACGCCCCGCTCTCCGGCCGCTGGTTCTCCGCCCAGTTCCAGGAGCTCATGAAGAACGCGTACCCGGCGCTGTAG
- a CDS encoding TIGR00645 family protein, with translation MPSLGYALFATRWLQAPLYFGLVVAQAVYVYEFFGELRSLVHGVVTRHADENMVMLNVLKLVDVVMIANLLIMVIVGGYETFVSRIGLHGHKDQPEWLSHVNSNVLKVKLAMAIVGISSIHLLQMFVSIHDTPQRELIWGTSIHMAFIVSACILAYMAGPMEAKALSLGHEAHRVPPQQPHQDRSLTPSQGPAPAATTIESDSDGSEP, from the coding sequence GTGCCGTCCCTGGGGTACGCCCTGTTCGCGACGCGCTGGCTGCAGGCGCCCCTGTACTTCGGGCTCGTGGTAGCGCAGGCCGTGTACGTCTACGAGTTCTTCGGCGAACTCCGCAGCCTGGTCCACGGGGTGGTCACCCGGCACGCGGACGAGAACATGGTGATGCTCAACGTACTGAAGCTCGTCGACGTCGTGATGATCGCCAACCTCCTGATCATGGTGATCGTCGGCGGCTACGAGACGTTCGTCTCGCGCATCGGGCTGCACGGGCACAAGGACCAGCCGGAGTGGCTGTCACATGTCAACTCCAATGTCCTCAAGGTCAAACTCGCCATGGCGATCGTCGGCATCTCGTCGATCCACCTGCTGCAGATGTTCGTCAGCATCCACGACACGCCTCAGCGCGAACTCATCTGGGGAACGTCGATCCACATGGCGTTCATCGTCTCGGCGTGCATCCTGGCCTACATGGCCGGGCCCATGGAGGCGAAAGCCCTCTCGCTGGGACACGAGGCACACCGCGTCCCACCCCAACAGCCGCACCAGGACCGCTCCCTGACTCCGTCCCAGGGACCCGCCCCGGCGGCGACCACGATCGAATCCGACAGCGACGGCTCCGAGCCCTAG
- a CDS encoding nuclear transport factor 2 family protein, with protein MSTQPTEGAAKATRAAIDAYLARLSARDLDGAVQVFAESAEFDAPGSSAVPWSGLRSGREGVMTFFTTLHEYLKPEEFTVTHIVVDGEQGVIIGHLRDTVKASGKPLVTPFAAHVTVVDGQIVRYHLFEDTHALHRAVTDS; from the coding sequence ATGTCCACGCAGCCCACCGAGGGCGCCGCGAAGGCCACCCGAGCTGCGATCGACGCCTATCTGGCCCGGCTTTCGGCGCGGGATCTGGACGGCGCTGTGCAGGTCTTCGCCGAGTCGGCGGAATTCGACGCTCCGGGATCCTCGGCGGTGCCGTGGTCGGGCCTCCGGAGCGGGCGGGAGGGGGTCATGACGTTCTTCACGACCCTCCACGAGTACCTGAAGCCCGAGGAGTTCACGGTGACGCACATCGTGGTCGACGGTGAACAGGGGGTGATCATCGGCCATCTCCGGGACACCGTCAAAGCCAGCGGAAAGCCCCTCGTGACCCCCTTCGCCGCCCATGTCACGGTCGTGGACGGGCAGATCGTGCGCTACCACCTCTTCGAGGACACCCATGCCCTCCACCGGGCCGTGACCGACAGCTGA
- a CDS encoding nuclear transport factor 2 family protein: MTPPGMPTHPAVRAFVDAVNAQDQQALWTVLAKDATVVDVGTERDLDAWVERELFSSHARMEVVRESHGGLSVTARFHNDIWGDIDTAWEFSVSGPVIRGFVTGPG; this comes from the coding sequence ATGACTCCCCCCGGCATGCCCACCCACCCGGCCGTACGCGCCTTCGTCGACGCGGTCAACGCCCAGGACCAGCAGGCCCTGTGGACCGTCCTCGCCAAGGACGCCACGGTGGTCGACGTCGGTACCGAACGCGATCTCGACGCCTGGGTGGAGCGCGAGCTGTTCTCCTCCCACGCCCGGATGGAGGTGGTACGGGAGTCGCACGGCGGTCTGTCGGTGACGGCGCGTTTCCACAACGACATCTGGGGGGACATCGACACCGCGTGGGAGTTCTCCGTCTCCGGCCCGGTCATCCGGGGATTCGTCACCGGCCCCGGCTGA